The proteins below are encoded in one region of Paralysiella testudinis:
- a CDS encoding methionine ABC transporter ATP-binding protein, protein MIVLEQVSKRYRHRDQGWFTAVEPLSLHIKAGEIFGLMGYSGAGKSTLLRLINLLERPDSGSVSVDGQTLTALSAPSLRQARQHIGMVFQQFNLLANRTVAANVAFPLEVAGWQRSDIERRVAECLDIVGLTDRANHYPAQLSGGQKQRVGIARALAASPKVILADEPTSALDPATTRSVLECLLDINRRFNVTIVIVTHEMSVIRRLCDRAALLHQGKLLEVIDVKDNQIHAQSAIGQELVQED, encoded by the coding sequence ATGATTGTTTTGGAGCAGGTTTCCAAACGCTACCGCCACCGCGACCAAGGTTGGTTTACGGCAGTGGAACCGTTGAGTTTACACATTAAAGCAGGTGAGATTTTCGGGCTGATGGGCTATTCTGGTGCCGGTAAATCCACCTTATTGCGCCTGATTAACCTATTGGAGCGCCCCGACAGCGGCAGCGTAAGCGTAGACGGGCAAACCCTCACCGCCTTAAGCGCACCCAGCTTGCGCCAGGCACGCCAACACATCGGCATGGTGTTTCAGCAATTCAATCTGCTGGCCAACCGCACCGTGGCGGCCAATGTGGCCTTTCCCTTGGAAGTGGCCGGCTGGCAGCGCAGCGATATCGAGCGGCGCGTGGCCGAATGTTTGGACATCGTGGGCTTAACCGACCGCGCCAACCACTACCCGGCGCAATTGTCCGGCGGGCAAAAACAACGCGTGGGCATTGCGCGGGCGCTGGCCGCCAGCCCCAAAGTGATTCTGGCCGATGAGCCCACCAGCGCACTCGATCCGGCCACCACCCGCAGCGTGCTCGAATGCCTGCTCGACATCAACCGCCGCTTTAATGTCACCATTGTAATTGTTACCCACGAAATGAGCGTCATCCGCCGCCTGTGCGATCGCGCCGCGCTGCTACACCAAGGCAAGCTGCTGGAAGTGATCGACGTGAAAGACAACCAAATTCACGCCCAATCGGCCATCGGCCAAGAGCTGGTGCAGGAGGATTAA
- a CDS encoding methionine ABC transporter permease — protein MAETTFTQAVANIVAMKSEILLSLWQTLIMVGLSTLFATLFGTILGICLYVSANPQLMPNRLVNAIAENTVNILRAFPFVILMIALIPLTRFIVGTTIGPVAASLILTVSGTFYFARLVEQNLREVPRGIIEAATAMGAKPGTIIIKVLLNEARAGMVSSITVLAIGLLSYSAAAGMIGGGGLGDLAIRYGYYRYQTEVIVFIVAILVLMVVTIQSLGNALARKLDKR, from the coding sequence ATGGCAGAGACCACATTCACCCAAGCAGTGGCCAATATCGTGGCCATGAAAAGCGAAATTTTGCTGTCTTTGTGGCAAACCTTAATTATGGTGGGTTTATCCACCCTGTTTGCCACCTTGTTCGGCACCATATTGGGCATTTGTCTGTACGTGAGCGCCAATCCGCAATTGATGCCCAACCGCTTGGTCAACGCCATTGCCGAGAACACGGTTAATATCTTGCGCGCATTTCCGTTTGTGATTTTGATGATTGCGCTGATTCCGCTCACCCGCTTTATTGTGGGCACCACCATCGGCCCCGTGGCCGCCTCGCTGATTCTCACCGTGTCCGGCACCTTTTATTTTGCCCGCTTGGTGGAGCAAAACCTGCGCGAAGTGCCGCGCGGCATTATCGAAGCCGCCACCGCCATGGGCGCCAAACCCGGCACCATCATTATTAAAGTGCTGTTAAACGAAGCCCGCGCGGGCATGGTATCCAGCATCACCGTATTGGCCATCGGCCTTTTGTCTTACAGCGCCGCCGCAGGCATGATTGGCGGTGGCGGCTTGGGCGACTTGGCCATCCGCTACGGCTATTACCGCTACCAAACCGAAGTGATCGTGTTTATCGTGGCCATTTTGGTGCTGATGGTGGTTACCATCCAAAGCTTGGGTAACGCCCTGGCCCGCAAGCTCGATAAGCGCTAA
- a CDS encoding DDE-type integrase/transposase/recombinase has protein sequence MDITEVRCETGKLYLFVAIDRKTKYVYAELHPRMTQKTAVSFLRNLQQDCVFKITHILTDNGAQFTYNLLSQAQRPDKEHPFDELCRHLGIEHRTTKFRHPWTNGQVEITNKMLKEVTVKRFHYEHPDELKRHLMVFLLYYNHQRPLRSLKYKTPWQALEDCYNLEPELFRENPFQKIMGLNTPKVTKTSPATMKTA, from the coding sequence ATCGACATCACCGAGGTGCGTTGTGAAACCGGCAAGCTGTACCTGTTTGTCGCCATCGACCGCAAAACCAAATATGTTTATGCAGAACTTCATCCGCGTATGACGCAGAAAACCGCCGTTTCTTTTCTGCGCAACCTACAACAAGATTGTGTGTTTAAAATCACCCATATCCTAACGGACAACGGTGCGCAGTTTACCTACAACTTGCTGAGCCAAGCACAACGGCCTGATAAGGAGCATCCGTTTGACGAGCTTTGCCGGCATTTGGGCATTGAGCACCGTACCACGAAATTCCGTCATCCATGGACGAACGGGCAGGTGGAGATTACCAACAAGATGCTGAAAGAGGTAACGGTCAAACGCTTCCACTATGAGCATCCTGACGAACTTAAACGGCACTTGATGGTATTTTTGCTGTATTACAACCATCAACGCCCCTTACGGTCGTTGAAGTACAAAACGCCTTGGCAGGCTTTGGAAGATTGCTATAATCTAGAGCCTGAATTGTTTCGTGAAAATCCATTCCAGAAGATTATGGGTCTTAACACCCCGAAGGTTACGAAGACTTCACCAGCCACAATGAAGACCGCCTGA
- a CDS encoding winged helix-turn-helix domain-containing protein yields MPKLTPKNHQLTEHDFLKLAKTESHPRARTRLFILHQLQQGQTPEEIAPRFGLHPLTIHILRRKYWEFGIEQAIYDKQRPGRNSKLKPQDHQAFKQRIIEEQEKREGGRLTAEDIHTIAAQEFNAHYKHSSCLYPLLHRIGMSWITARSRHPQADPQAQDAFKKLYRPGKSGIT; encoded by the coding sequence ATGCCTAAACTGACCCCAAAAAACCACCAGCTCACCGAGCATGATTTTCTCAAACTCGCCAAAACAGAATCCCACCCACGGGCACGGACACGGTTGTTTATATTGCACCAACTGCAACAAGGTCAAACACCCGAAGAAATCGCCCCACGGTTTGGACTCCATCCGCTAACCATACACATATTACGGCGCAAATATTGGGAATTCGGTATTGAACAGGCCATTTACGACAAACAGCGACCCGGCCGCAACAGCAAACTAAAGCCGCAAGACCATCAAGCCTTCAAACAACGCATCATCGAAGAACAAGAAAAACGCGAAGGCGGCAGGCTCACCGCCGAAGACATCCATACCATTGCCGCCCAAGAATTCAATGCCCACTACAAACACAGCAGCTGCCTATATCCTTTGTTGCACCGTATCGGCATGAGTTGGATCACCGCCCGCAGCCGCCATCCGCAGGCAGACCCACAAGCGCAAGACGCTTTTAAAAAACTTTACCGACCGGGTAAAAGCGGTATTACCTGA
- a CDS encoding DUF2288 domain-containing protein produces MHSEHPDDTQHLNHKLNLETARIHWHELQTHFARGMVIWVAAELDLVNIAHLIATDNSAAIALLMHEGKLAPVSTAQAQQFWQHNTALWAVVVAPWVLVQSIEIAH; encoded by the coding sequence ATGCATTCCGAACACCCCGATGACACCCAGCACCTCAACCACAAACTTAATTTGGAAACCGCGCGCATCCACTGGCACGAACTGCAAACCCATTTCGCCCGCGGCATGGTGATTTGGGTGGCCGCCGAATTGGATTTGGTGAACATCGCCCACTTAATCGCTACCGACAACAGCGCCGCCATCGCCCTATTGATGCACGAAGGTAAACTCGCCCCCGTGAGCACCGCCCAAGCGCAGCAATTCTGGCAACACAACACCGCCCTATGGGCGGTGGTGGTGGCACCGTGGGTATTGGTGCAATCGATTGAAATCGCGCATTAA
- the trhA gene encoding PAQR family membrane homeostasis protein TrhA, translated as MYPGERFNAYSHLFGTVLAIIGTVLLLLQSARIGSAALIVSAAIYGASLILLYGGSTLYHSICSPRTKAVLQKFDHCAIYILIAGSYTPFALNTLPGAWGWTLFGLSWGLALFGIVQELTLGRKTRLLSLILYVLMGWLVLIAIYPLVQSLPLPGLLWLVAGGLAYSIGIYWFVNDEKIAHGHGIWHIFVLAGSILQFICVYFYVR; from the coding sequence ATGTATCCGGGCGAACGCTTTAACGCCTATTCCCACCTATTCGGCACCGTGCTGGCCATTATCGGCACCGTGTTATTGCTGCTTCAATCTGCCCGCATCGGCAGTGCTGCTTTGATTGTGAGCGCGGCCATTTACGGTGCCAGCCTGATTTTGCTCTACGGCGGCTCCACCCTTTATCACAGCATCTGCAGCCCGCGCACCAAAGCAGTGTTGCAAAAATTCGACCACTGCGCCATTTATATCTTAATTGCCGGCAGCTATACCCCGTTTGCACTCAACACCCTGCCCGGCGCTTGGGGCTGGACTTTATTCGGCCTTTCGTGGGGGCTGGCGCTGTTTGGCATTGTGCAAGAGCTCACATTAGGGCGCAAAACCCGCTTATTGTCGCTGATTTTGTATGTTTTGATGGGCTGGCTGGTGTTGATTGCCATTTACCCCTTGGTACAAAGCTTGCCCCTGCCCGGCCTGCTGTGGCTGGTGGCCGGCGGTTTGGCCTACAGCATCGGCATTTACTGGTTTGTGAATGACGAAAAAATCGCCCACGGCCACGGTATTTGGCATATTTTTGTGCTGGCGGGCAGCATACTGCAATTTATTTGTGTGTATTTTTATGTACGTTAA
- a CDS encoding DUF4400 domain-containing protein: MAKSPTDFITESLILRFLTAPLRWLRVLAFVILIVFGSSMILQTWFHQPSLLQQETTMTQQLGQQSLWAEFNSQTAGDKPGINIQAARYAYSAFSTVFFEWSQINRALNSNLPGDFGYGIGQTLKTHIGYLQRFDDTLKIIAVRLGNAILFALFALFLTLLGLIDGLVQRRIRQENAGRESAGLYHRAKYWRSGIVWSSLLVYLCLPVAVSPLWLTVPAVAAAVMTFLQAKYLKKYL, from the coding sequence ATGGCTAAATCACCGACGGACTTTATTACCGAATCGCTGATACTGCGTTTCCTCACCGCACCCTTACGCTGGCTCAGGGTATTGGCCTTCGTGATTCTGATTGTATTCGGCAGCTCTATGATTCTGCAGACCTGGTTTCACCAACCCTCGCTGCTGCAACAGGAAACCACTATGACACAGCAGCTGGGGCAGCAAAGCCTGTGGGCTGAGTTCAACAGCCAAACAGCGGGAGACAAGCCCGGCATCAACATTCAGGCAGCCCGGTATGCCTACAGTGCATTCAGTACGGTATTTTTTGAATGGAGCCAAATCAACCGCGCCTTGAACAGCAATCTGCCCGGTGATTTCGGCTACGGCATCGGCCAAACGCTGAAAACCCATATCGGCTACCTGCAACGCTTTGACGACACCCTTAAAATCATTGCCGTGCGGCTGGGCAATGCGATCTTGTTCGCCCTGTTTGCCTTATTTCTGACCCTATTGGGCTTGATTGATGGCTTGGTACAACGCCGCATCCGCCAAGAAAACGCCGGCAGGGAAAGTGCCGGCCTCTACCACCGCGCCAAATACTGGCGCAGCGGCATTGTATGGAGCAGCCTATTGGTTTATTTGTGCCTGCCGGTGGCGGTTTCGCCCTTGTGGCTCACTGTACCGGCGGTAGCAGCGGCGGTGATGACATTCTTGCAGGCCAAGTATTTGAAGAAGTATTTGTGA
- a CDS encoding SNF2-related protein — MFNTSSATIPAVSTSSPSVLSVTSPPSPAATTPPDDIPLTQFLQDFGDSLFTAVTEQNRPVYAGQTYPAHEAVMDGLARPLFAAQREVVRAVNQLLLVEDKPAAIVNAEMGTGKTMMAIAAAAVAHQAGVVRTLVLSPPHLVYKWRREILKTVPDARVWVLNGTDTLAKLLHIRAMQQKPTVPEFFILGRVRMRMGFHWRPAYGQRYRSYRSYRYLDDDDKICCLREPVFCCPKCGQEITDAEGKPYINESFLQEALAKERRYCRHKTRQGLSARTCDEPLWTLCRRIRHDEPLSVYERVIKAISGLPGLGPKTAARLVQQFGETMLAELLENNIQAFSNLMDEHGEFVFSDQQATRLDRALSKTEFSLGQGGYQPTEFIKRYLPRHYFGLMVVDEGHEYKNYGTAQGQAMGVLARSTRKVLCLTGTLMGGYAEDLFYLLWRLLPQAMLEDGFGYNKSGTLGAASMAFMRQHGVLKDIVRSHGSECDKGSFSSARAKRNQVRTAKAPGFSPLGIMRYVLPITVFLKLRDLGEGVLPPYTEIFRPVSMSQTQQDVYRRMSAELQDHLRMAMSKGDNTLTGVVTSTLLAWPDCCHQPERVFWRSKGRLLFETGPLFAEDELSPKEEDMLAVVRQSLAKGRRCLIYSTYTDTRDTTTRLQRILTDAGIRAAVMRATVKADEREDWVAARLDDGCQVIVCNPELVKTGLDLLAFPTIYFMQTGYNVYTLMQAARRSWRIGQQEAVEVYFAGYMDTAQQICLELMGQKMAVTQSTSGDMPDSGLDILNQAEDSVEVQLAKRLLDLA; from the coding sequence ATGTTCAATACTTCATCTGCCACCATTCCGGCTGTATCTACTTCATCCCCATCTGTTTTATCTGTAACCAGCCCGCCGTCACCGGCCGCAACCACGCCGCCTGACGACATCCCTTTAACCCAGTTTCTGCAAGACTTCGGCGACAGCCTGTTTACTGCTGTCACCGAGCAGAATCGTCCGGTTTATGCCGGTCAAACCTATCCGGCTCACGAAGCGGTAATGGACGGCTTAGCCCGTCCTTTGTTTGCCGCCCAACGCGAAGTGGTGCGGGCGGTCAATCAGTTGCTGTTGGTGGAGGACAAACCGGCCGCCATCGTCAATGCCGAAATGGGCACCGGTAAAACCATGATGGCCATTGCTGCCGCTGCCGTGGCACATCAGGCCGGAGTGGTGCGCACCTTGGTGCTCAGCCCGCCGCACTTGGTGTACAAATGGCGCCGGGAAATCCTTAAAACCGTACCGGATGCACGGGTATGGGTTTTAAATGGTACCGACACCTTGGCCAAGCTGCTGCACATCCGTGCCATGCAGCAAAAGCCGACCGTGCCGGAGTTCTTTATTCTCGGCCGGGTACGCATGCGCATGGGTTTTCATTGGCGCCCGGCGTATGGGCAGCGCTATCGGTCGTATCGGTCATATCGGTATTTGGATGATGACGATAAAATCTGCTGCTTGCGCGAACCGGTTTTTTGCTGCCCGAAGTGTGGGCAGGAAATCACCGATGCGGAAGGCAAGCCCTATATCAATGAATCATTTCTGCAAGAAGCGCTGGCCAAAGAGCGCCGCTACTGCCGACACAAAACACGCCAAGGCCTCAGCGCACGCACGTGTGACGAACCTCTGTGGACTTTGTGTCGTCGCATCCGCCATGATGAGCCGCTCAGTGTCTACGAACGGGTCATTAAGGCCATTTCCGGCTTGCCCGGACTGGGACCAAAAACGGCGGCACGGCTGGTGCAGCAGTTTGGTGAAACCATGTTGGCCGAGCTGCTGGAAAACAACATCCAAGCGTTTTCCAATCTGATGGATGAACACGGGGAGTTTGTGTTCAGTGACCAGCAAGCCACCCGTCTGGATCGGGCTTTGAGTAAAACCGAGTTTTCACTTGGCCAAGGCGGTTATCAGCCGACCGAATTCATCAAACGCTATCTACCCCGGCATTATTTCGGGCTGATGGTGGTGGATGAAGGGCATGAGTACAAAAACTACGGTACGGCTCAAGGTCAGGCGATGGGCGTATTGGCACGCAGTACACGCAAGGTGCTTTGCCTCACCGGCACCTTGATGGGCGGCTATGCCGAAGACCTGTTTTACCTGCTCTGGCGGCTGTTGCCGCAAGCCATGCTGGAAGACGGCTTCGGCTACAACAAGTCGGGCACCTTGGGGGCAGCGTCGATGGCTTTTATGCGCCAACACGGGGTATTGAAAGACATTGTGCGCAGCCATGGCAGCGAATGCGACAAGGGTTCTTTCAGCAGTGCACGCGCCAAACGCAATCAGGTACGTACCGCGAAGGCCCCGGGGTTTTCACCGCTGGGCATTATGCGTTATGTGTTGCCGATAACCGTGTTTTTGAAGTTGCGGGATTTGGGTGAAGGCGTATTGCCGCCGTACACGGAAATCTTCCGGCCGGTGAGCATGAGCCAAACACAGCAGGATGTGTACCGGCGAATGAGCGCCGAACTGCAAGACCATCTGCGCATGGCCATGAGCAAAGGTGACAATACCCTCACCGGTGTGGTCACCAGTACGCTGTTGGCTTGGCCGGACTGCTGCCATCAGCCCGAACGGGTATTCTGGCGCAGCAAAGGCCGCTTGTTGTTTGAAACCGGCCCGCTATTCGCTGAAGATGAGCTGTCACCCAAAGAGGAGGACATGCTGGCGGTGGTTCGACAAAGCCTGGCCAAAGGCCGGCGCTGCCTAATCTATTCAACCTACACCGACACCCGCGATACCACCACACGGCTGCAGCGCATCCTCACCGATGCCGGCATCAGAGCCGCAGTGATGCGTGCAACGGTGAAAGCCGATGAACGGGAAGACTGGGTGGCGGCACGGCTGGATGATGGCTGTCAGGTGATTGTCTGCAACCCCGAGCTGGTCAAAACCGGCCTCGATCTGTTGGCTTTTCCCACCATTTACTTTATGCAGACCGGCTACAACGTGTACACGTTGATGCAGGCGGCACGACGTTCATGGCGGATTGGCCAGCAAGAAGCGGTCGAGGTGTATTTTGCCGGCTATATGGATACGGCACAGCAAATCTGTCTGGAGCTGATGGGTCAAAAAATGGCCGTCACCCAGTCCACTTCCGGGGATATGCCCGACAGTGGTTTGGATATTCTGAACCAAGCCGAAGATTCGGTGGAAGTTCAGTTGGCCAAACGGTTGCTGGATTTAGCGTAA
- a CDS encoding type II toxin-antitoxin system VapC family toxin, producing MLDTNMVSHVLKQQAAVMDRLQSVPMASLCISAITHAEISYGLAKKPDAHTLHRAVAEFLLRVAVLPFDEQAAQDYGLLKAGIEGMGKSLAPLDMLIAAHAHSIGATLISNDQAFHKITGLAVQDWTQPDPD from the coding sequence ATGCTTGACACGAATATGGTGAGCCATGTTTTGAAGCAACAAGCGGCGGTTATGGATCGATTGCAGTCCGTGCCGATGGCCTCCTTGTGCATATCCGCCATTACCCACGCGGAAATCAGCTACGGCTTGGCCAAGAAGCCGGATGCACATACGCTGCATCGGGCGGTGGCTGAATTTTTGCTGCGGGTGGCGGTATTGCCGTTTGATGAACAGGCTGCCCAAGATTATGGCTTGTTGAAAGCCGGTATCGAAGGGATGGGCAAAAGCTTGGCACCCTTGGATATGTTGATTGCGGCACACGCACACAGCATCGGTGCCACATTAATCAGCAATGATCAAGCTTTTCATAAAATCACCGGCTTGGCGGTACAGGATTGGACACAGCCCGATCCGGATTAA
- a CDS encoding IS630 family transposase, translated as MRRQTHKRKTLLKNFTDRVKAVLPEHIKPEHVDIWFQDESRIGQQGSLTRVWHEKGKRPRIIRQQQFEYAYIFGAVCLRTGTTAALVMPSVNKEAMLLHLRQISKETPEGRHAVVVMDGAGWHQDVSELKNISILKLPPYSPELNPIERIWRQLKQTSLSNRCYKGYGQIVEAGCAAWNALVAEKDKLCSLVACEWALL; from the coding sequence ATCCGCAGGCAGACCCACAAGCGCAAGACGCTTTTAAAAAACTTTACCGACCGGGTAAAAGCGGTATTACCTGAACACATCAAACCCGAACACGTCGACATTTGGTTTCAAGACGAAAGCCGCATCGGACAACAAGGCAGCCTCACCCGTGTATGGCACGAAAAGGGAAAAAGACCACGCATTATCCGCCAACAGCAGTTTGAATACGCCTATATCTTTGGTGCAGTGTGCTTGAGAACCGGAACAACAGCGGCTTTGGTGATGCCTAGTGTGAACAAAGAGGCGATGCTGCTGCATTTACGGCAAATATCGAAAGAAACCCCCGAAGGCCGGCATGCTGTGGTGGTGATGGACGGTGCGGGTTGGCATCAGGATGTCAGCGAACTGAAAAACATATCCATATTGAAACTGCCGCCGTATTCACCGGAATTAAACCCTATAGAACGGATATGGCGGCAGCTGAAGCAAACCTCTTTATCCAACCGTTGCTATAAGGGCTATGGGCAGATTGTAGAGGCCGGCTGTGCTGCGTGGAATGCGTTGGTTGCAGAAAAAGACAAGCTCTGTTCGCTGGTGGCTTGTGAATGGGCTTTATTATAG
- a CDS encoding antitoxin produces MQIAKLFNNGRSQAVRLPAAFRFDGDSVYIRRDKNGDVILSKRPSDWQGFIVAANQLDGETIERDLTAHNRDVFEDWPE; encoded by the coding sequence ATGCAAATTGCCAAATTATTCAATAATGGCCGCAGCCAGGCAGTCCGGCTGCCAGCAGCGTTCCGTTTTGATGGTGACAGTGTCTATATCCGCCGCGATAAAAACGGTGATGTCATTCTGTCTAAGCGACCAAGCGATTGGCAGGGCTTTATTGTGGCCGCCAACCAGTTAGACGGTGAAACCATAGAACGGGATTTGACCGCGCATAATCGTGATGTATTTGAAGATTGGCCGGAATAA
- a CDS encoding MetQ/NlpA family ABC transporter substrate-binding protein: MQQATWLKTVSAGLLTLALAACGGQQQAAPAASEAAASGAATAPAKTEIVFGTTVGDFGDMVKDQIKPALEKKGYKVKLIEFTDYVRPNLALAEGEIDINIFQHKPYLDNFKAEHKLDITEVFQVPTAPLGIYPGKLKSLGEVKDGSSMSAPNDPSNFARALVMLNELGWIKLKDNINPLTASKADIAENTKNIKIVELEAAQLPRSRADVDFAVVNGNYAMSSGMKLTETLFQEPSFAYVNWSAVRNADKDSQWVKDVADAYNSDEFKAYAHTRFAGYKYPAAWGEQPAAASASAASAQ, from the coding sequence ATGCAACAAGCAACATGGCTCAAAACCGTTTCCGCCGGCCTATTAACATTGGCACTGGCTGCCTGCGGCGGCCAACAACAAGCGGCACCGGCCGCCTCTGAAGCCGCCGCTTCCGGCGCCGCCACTGCACCGGCCAAAACCGAAATCGTGTTCGGCACCACCGTGGGCGACTTTGGCGATATGGTGAAAGACCAAATCAAACCGGCGTTGGAGAAAAAAGGCTATAAAGTAAAACTGATTGAATTCACCGACTACGTGCGCCCCAACCTGGCACTGGCCGAAGGTGAAATCGACATCAACATCTTCCAACACAAGCCCTATTTAGACAACTTCAAAGCCGAGCACAAGCTGGACATCACCGAAGTATTCCAAGTACCCACCGCACCTTTGGGTATCTACCCGGGCAAACTGAAATCACTGGGTGAAGTCAAAGACGGCAGCAGCATGTCCGCCCCCAACGACCCTTCCAACTTCGCCCGCGCCTTGGTGATGCTGAACGAGCTGGGCTGGATTAAGTTGAAAGACAACATCAACCCGCTTACTGCCTCTAAAGCCGATATTGCCGAAAACACCAAAAACATCAAAATCGTTGAACTGGAAGCCGCCCAGCTGCCGCGTTCACGCGCCGATGTCGACTTTGCCGTGGTAAATGGCAACTACGCCATGTCTTCCGGCATGAAGCTCACTGAAACCCTGTTTCAAGAGCCCAGCTTCGCCTATGTAAACTGGTCTGCCGTGCGCAATGCGGACAAAGACAGCCAATGGGTTAAAGACGTGGCCGATGCCTACAATTCCGACGAATTCAAAGCCTACGCCCATACCCGCTTTGCCGGCTACAAATACCCCGCCGCTTGGGGTGAACAACCGGCTGCCGCCAGCGCCTCTGCCGCATCGGCACAGTAA
- a CDS encoding DUF6094 domain-containing protein translates to MSNHLMHPRVAHNHADNGYFPTDAATLNGINARLDIGGNQLRLFDPCCGGGNALAAVAMHLTECGSQCHTFGVELDRARAHAAGGLIDNVVRADIESCILQPKTVGLLFLNPPYGFGNRDQLSGSRNKRLEETFFERTIPVLQDNGILVLIVPIQSLTDAFTRDIASRFTQVRMFKAGVDTYKQVVILAVKPRVRAGISKAQIKQQQQCLLDVDAAVPISDAEVDFWYEVPPLPAKVFRPINHAVDAEGLQSELADTQKQTLWPNFGHWFGEGLLPEKRRPLCALGQWHAALALAAGQVSGIVTDGRGRRLLIKGSTHKTKVTTVEEQSDHDGNAVVVTTALDRFVPSIRAIDLTPGSAGFGDVLTIK, encoded by the coding sequence ATGTCCAACCATTTGATGCACCCGCGCGTAGCGCACAATCATGCCGACAACGGCTATTTCCCCACCGATGCGGCCACTTTGAACGGCATTAATGCCCGGCTCGACATCGGCGGCAACCAACTGCGCTTATTTGATCCTTGTTGCGGCGGCGGTAATGCACTGGCCGCTGTGGCCATGCACCTAACCGAGTGCGGCAGCCAATGCCACACCTTCGGCGTCGAGCTGGACCGGGCGCGGGCGCATGCCGCCGGCGGCTTGATCGACAACGTGGTACGGGCCGATATTGAAAGCTGCATCCTGCAGCCCAAAACCGTCGGCCTATTGTTTCTCAACCCGCCTTACGGCTTCGGCAACCGTGACCAGTTGTCGGGCAGCCGCAACAAACGCCTGGAAGAAACCTTCTTTGAGCGCACAATACCGGTATTGCAGGACAACGGTATTTTGGTGTTGATTGTGCCGATACAATCGCTGACCGATGCCTTTACCCGCGACATCGCTTCCCGTTTTACTCAGGTGCGGATGTTTAAAGCCGGCGTCGACACCTACAAACAGGTGGTGATTCTGGCGGTCAAACCCCGGGTGCGTGCCGGCATCAGCAAGGCACAGATCAAACAGCAGCAGCAATGCCTGCTGGATGTGGATGCCGCCGTGCCGATTAGCGATGCCGAAGTGGATTTTTGGTATGAAGTACCGCCGCTGCCGGCGAAGGTTTTTCGGCCCATCAACCATGCGGTCGATGCCGAAGGCCTGCAATCGGAGCTGGCGGATACGCAGAAGCAAACTTTGTGGCCGAATTTCGGTCATTGGTTTGGTGAAGGCCTGTTACCTGAAAAACGCCGGCCGTTGTGTGCACTGGGTCAGTGGCATGCTGCGTTGGCACTGGCCGCCGGCCAGGTCAGCGGTATTGTGACCGACGGCCGTGGCCGCCGCTTATTGATTAAAGGCAGTACCCATAAAACCAAAGTCACCACCGTGGAAGAGCAATCCGACCATGACGGCAATGCCGTGGTGGTCACCACCGCACTGGACCGCTTTGTACCCAGCATCCGCGCCATTGATTTGACGCCGGGCAGTGCGGGTTTTGGGGATGTGTTAACCATCAAGTAG